A window of Chitinophagales bacterium contains these coding sequences:
- a CDS encoding neutral zinc metallopeptidase, whose product MKWIGRRESSNVDDRRGLSGGKIAAGGGVAGIVIYLLYTLLSGNNIDPSQIQQQLSEQTNQSSQLTPEEQKADDERAAFVKVVLAETEDVWNKIFTEKGQQYSEPTLVLFRGVVESACGNASSASGPFYCPGDNKLYIDLSFYQDLQYKLNAPGDFPMAYVVAHEVGHHIQNLMGTADKVNRLRQQLSETEFNKYSVMMELQADFYAGIWAHHTQKMKNILDADDIDEALNAASAIGDDRLQKQSTGQVMPDAFTHGTSAQRMYWFKKGYQTGDIKQGDTFNAKDL is encoded by the coding sequence ATGAAATGGATTGGAAGAAGAGAAAGCTCCAATGTAGATGACCGCCGGGGGCTATCTGGTGGAAAAATTGCCGCAGGCGGTGGTGTGGCCGGCATTGTTATTTACCTGCTTTATACTTTACTAAGCGGTAATAATATTGACCCGTCACAAATTCAACAGCAACTTTCTGAACAAACAAACCAGTCGTCGCAATTAACTCCTGAAGAGCAAAAGGCCGATGACGAAAGGGCTGCCTTTGTAAAAGTAGTATTGGCAGAAACAGAAGATGTATGGAATAAAATTTTTACCGAAAAAGGGCAACAGTATTCAGAACCAACACTGGTATTGTTTCGTGGTGTGGTAGAATCTGCCTGTGGTAATGCAAGTTCTGCATCAGGGCCGTTCTACTGCCCCGGTGATAATAAACTGTACATAGATCTTTCTTTTTACCAGGACTTGCAATACAAATTGAATGCACCCGGCGATTTCCCGATGGCCTATGTAGTAGCACATGAAGTGGGGCACCATATTCAAAACCTGATGGGTACGGCAGATAAAGTGAACCGGCTGCGCCAGCAGCTAAGCGAAACTGAATTCAACAAGTATTCGGTGATGATGGAACTGCAGGCAGATTTTTATGCCGGTATATGGGCGCATCACACACAGAAGATGAAAAATATTCTGGATGCAGATGATATTGATGAAGCATTGAATGCAGCCAGTGCTATTGGAGATGACAGGTTGCAGAAGCAGTCAACGGGGCAGGTAATGCCCGATGCTTTTACGCATGGCACTTCTGCGCAAAGGATGTACTGGTTTAAAAAGGGCTATCAAA